One stretch of Burkholderia pyrrocinia DNA includes these proteins:
- a CDS encoding NAD(P)/FAD-dependent oxidoreductase → MTEANTPAQPAPGTVVVIGGGQAAGWVLKTLRAEGYTGRLVMIADEPHLPYERPPLSKAVLAGDADIETVRVVRPDEFDALDIEAWQPERATSIDRARRVVTTASGREIEYDRLVIATGGTSRRLPDAIVRTPNLHYLRTLDEAAALGEKLRASQRVLVIGGGWIGLEVAATARKLGVEAVVVEGAPRLCGRSVPQIVSDFLLDLHRANGVDVRVGAALASLDAQPGDASKVRATLADGTTIDADFAVAGIGLALNASLASDAGLAVDDGIVVDEFGATSDPAIFACGDVANHHNGWLKRRVRLESWANAQNQAIAAAKAVLGVRAPYAEIPWFWSDQYDVNLQILGDLPADAQLVVRGDLAARRATLFFLGDGHVRGVIAVNNARELKLARKWMNQGRAVDTEALADTTKALA, encoded by the coding sequence ATGACCGAAGCGAATACGCCCGCGCAGCCCGCGCCCGGCACGGTCGTCGTGATCGGCGGCGGCCAGGCCGCCGGTTGGGTGCTGAAGACGTTGCGCGCGGAAGGTTACACGGGCCGCCTCGTGATGATCGCCGACGAGCCGCACCTGCCGTACGAGCGTCCGCCGTTGTCGAAGGCCGTGCTGGCCGGCGACGCCGATATCGAAACCGTACGCGTCGTGCGCCCGGACGAATTCGACGCGCTCGATATCGAAGCATGGCAGCCGGAACGCGCCACATCGATCGACCGCGCGCGCCGCGTGGTGACGACCGCCAGCGGCCGCGAGATCGAATACGACCGGCTCGTGATCGCGACCGGCGGCACGTCGCGCCGCCTGCCGGACGCAATCGTGAGGACGCCGAACCTGCACTACCTGCGCACGCTCGACGAAGCGGCCGCGCTCGGCGAGAAGCTGCGCGCGAGCCAACGCGTGCTCGTGATCGGCGGCGGCTGGATCGGCCTCGAAGTCGCGGCCACCGCGCGCAAGCTCGGCGTCGAGGCGGTCGTGGTCGAAGGCGCGCCGCGGCTGTGCGGGCGTTCGGTGCCGCAGATCGTGTCGGATTTCCTGCTCGACCTGCATCGCGCGAACGGCGTCGACGTGCGTGTCGGCGCGGCGCTCGCGTCGCTCGATGCGCAGCCTGGCGATGCATCGAAGGTGCGCGCGACGCTCGCCGACGGCACGACGATCGACGCCGATTTCGCGGTGGCCGGCATCGGCCTCGCGCTGAATGCGTCGCTCGCGAGCGATGCGGGGCTGGCCGTCGACGACGGCATCGTCGTCGACGAATTCGGCGCGACGAGCGACCCGGCGATCTTCGCGTGCGGCGACGTCGCGAATCATCACAACGGCTGGCTGAAGCGGCGCGTGCGGCTCGAATCGTGGGCCAACGCGCAGAACCAGGCGATCGCGGCCGCGAAGGCCGTGCTCGGCGTGCGCGCGCCGTACGCGGAGATTCCGTGGTTCTGGTCCGATCAGTACGACGTGAACCTGCAGATCCTCGGCGATCTGCCGGCCGATGCGCAGCTCGTCGTGCGCGGCGATCTCGCCGCGCGTCGCGCGACGCTGTTTTTCCTTGGCGACGGGCATGTGAGAGGTGTCATCGCCGTGAACAACGCACGTGAGCTGAAGCTCGCGCGCAAGTGGATGAACCAGGGCCGGGCAGTGGATACGGAAGCCCTGGCAGACACTACTAAAGCGCTTGCCTGA
- a CDS encoding VOC family protein encodes MSILGIEQITYGVDDLATCRRFFADWGLKEVAHDDTHARFETMNGCTVLAVNADDPALPPAFEAGPTLREVTWGVATQGELDVLRTKLAGQPGYYAQDDAVGCIDPNGMAIRVEVTRKRELDITGSPSNVWGQTLRVDQPSPIYARAEPVEVGHVVFFTNCLDEQVKFYHELLGFETSDRYPDRGAFMRCAPHGGHHDLFLLALPNGKRGLNHVAFTVRDIHEVFGGGMHIDRCGWETQLGPGRHPVSSAYFWYFQNPAGALIEYYADEDVLTPEWQPREFEPGPTVFAEWAVDGGLDGNTRRQKNAKAPEGKFMTERKS; translated from the coding sequence ATGAGCATTTTGGGAATCGAGCAGATCACGTACGGCGTCGACGATCTGGCGACCTGCCGGCGCTTTTTCGCCGACTGGGGGCTGAAGGAAGTCGCGCACGACGACACGCACGCGCGCTTCGAGACGATGAACGGCTGCACCGTGCTGGCCGTCAACGCCGACGATCCGGCGCTGCCGCCCGCGTTCGAAGCGGGCCCGACGCTGCGCGAAGTGACGTGGGGCGTCGCGACGCAGGGCGAACTCGACGTGCTGCGCACGAAGCTTGCCGGCCAACCGGGTTACTACGCGCAAGACGACGCGGTCGGCTGTATCGACCCGAACGGAATGGCGATCCGCGTCGAAGTCACGCGCAAGCGCGAACTCGACATCACCGGCTCGCCGTCGAACGTGTGGGGCCAGACGCTGCGCGTCGACCAGCCGAGCCCGATCTATGCACGCGCGGAGCCGGTCGAGGTCGGGCATGTCGTGTTCTTCACGAACTGCCTCGACGAACAGGTGAAGTTCTATCACGAACTGCTCGGCTTCGAGACGTCCGATCGCTACCCGGACCGCGGTGCGTTCATGCGCTGCGCGCCGCACGGCGGCCACCACGACCTGTTCCTGCTCGCATTGCCGAACGGAAAGCGTGGCCTGAACCACGTCGCGTTCACGGTGCGCGACATCCACGAAGTGTTCGGCGGCGGCATGCATATCGACCGCTGCGGCTGGGAAACGCAACTCGGCCCGGGCCGTCACCCGGTGTCGTCCGCGTACTTCTGGTACTTCCAGAATCCGGCCGGCGCGCTGATCGAGTACTACGCGGACGAGGACGTGCTGACGCCCGAATGGCAGCCGCGCGAATTCGAGCCGGGCCCGACCGTGTTCGCCGAATGGGCCGTCGACGGCGGCCTCGACGGCAACACGCGCCGGCAGAAAAACGCGAAGGCGCCGGAAGGCAAGTTCATGACGGAGCGCAAATCATGA